The sequence gtgtgcttcgtacTTTTATTTTGCCTTCCCATACAAATTTCCTTACTGTTAAATTATGCGaacttgagattttttttataaaattcacTCGCCCATTAGAGTTTTTGTAATCTTCTTTAAAACAGTAGTATCCAGTAGGGCTTATAAAATTAttcaatactagcttttgcccgcggcttcacccgcgtgaaatttaagtttgtcacagatcgtcataaaattaaattataggtTATTCTGGgctaataaacaataatactgtaaagtttcaacaaaatcctttcagtagtttttgcgtgaaagagtaacaaacatccagacatccaaacttttgcatttataatattagtaggattacctataatattagtaggatataagTCACTACCCAAAAACAGAATCACAAACGTAACCTAGTAAAAATGGCTACCAGTTAGTTCAGCTACCTCTTAACTCTGACATAGGCTTGCCCGCCGACTCGCTTCGTCTCATCCAGGTGCGGGAAGTATTCCCTGAGCAGCATCAGCTTCACCGACCAGGATACCTCATCCAGGATCGACTTCTGGGACTGGCTGAGTTCATGTGGGTCTGGCCTTTGGCTCCAGGTTGGTACACCTGGAAACAAAatcgtcatcaggtcatttttAAATGTCGCTGATGGAAGACGACTTTCTAATTCTAGATATTGTTAGTGTTACAAAATTAATGTACTAAGTAGGTAAGGAATTCCCGAACTACGTATTCTTCAGAAACAGACAGTAGCCAGCCATTCCCGAAgctttttcaccatcaattttgTAGGACCATTTTTAATACATCCGGAATTTTATTATACCCACACCTGAATACCTATGCAGTAACAATTTTTCTCAATTAAGTGAAGTTCTTGGAAAAAAGGAAAGAACCAGCGTATCTGAAGACCTTGTGTTTCTGGGGTACACTTCAGCCGTAGTTTGAAACAGTTCTGGATGTTgccaaaaacttaaaaaattctaataagtataaaatgtacctatgcccagtttaataataatagtagcTCCAGGAACTACACCTGGAAACATCGAAATcaaaatcatcatcaggtcattaagtctccactgcaggaggactccaatttaaaggaaattggaagtcaaaccttaacttcgaactcctcctatgttcttctgattaatttcgttgcgggtctaatgacagcaactttccccgggacaaacttgaccttcactggttgggttattggcggtcaagctgtagatcctggctacacaagagttgcagcggtgggaacgagaagtgggaatagtcccgtgtggAGGTTGGAGGATTTGGACTACATTACCCAAGGTGGCCAGACAGTGTTAAAATACGAGCGTAAGAGCCTGATAAGGTTTCAGACAGTTACTGATTTGATAATAACATTATCTTAATAATAAAGGTTGCTGATTACGTAGTTTTATCTGCTAGATAATATCTGTGACagtttcgcccgtattcacaaacgatacctACTTGCTTaaaaatgaagcagcaaatcgaacgcacagcgttgaatagagctctgtttttggttcgtgtgttaccctgtgcgttcacgcgcactgtgagacctcatagtaatgtttgtgaatacgagcgtcgTTTGTCGTTTATGTGAAAAGTTCAGTCAGCAACAATTTCTGAAATCAGGGTTCTCGACAGTCGGAcaacaagaaataaaaatagaaatgtCCATAATTAGTTTCATTGGTTTATTGCTATTAATAACTCCAGAATTTGCTTTTGCAGCAATTGTTGGTACAGTATTTTGATTTACTATTCTTATTGTATTCTGAATTTGTGTAATTGTTGTCTTTGGATTCCATTGTAATAGAACAGTTGAAAAACCCCTCATTACCAATAATACTCCACCTCCCATCCGTACTCGATGGGCCACCACCACCTGGTGCTCCTCTTCTTTGTAGTGTGCATCTTGTCCACAAACACAGCGATCTGCTCTCCCAGCCTGTCCCTAGTGCGCTTCGTTTTCTTCGTTTTGAAGTTGGGGTCTATGGTCGTCGGCCGAATCTCCGCTTCACCCGGCGCTTCCTCGATTTTTGAATGAATGTTGTATTTCCTTTCAATCTCATGCTGCATACTTTGAAGATGATCTATCTGCCAATAATGGGCCTCTACTTCCACCATGTACATCATGGTCTCAAATCCGTACAACTCCCAGTCCATAATAACGCTAGTGTTGTAGCATTCCAGCATTTTTCGGTACTCTTCCATGATGACGTAGTTTAGGAAACCTATCTCGAAGCTAGCAGTTCGGAAATTGTCTAACCGAAGGGTTTCGATTGATCGGATGCGTTCGTCGGTG is a genomic window of Ostrinia nubilalis chromosome 28, ilOstNubi1.1, whole genome shotgun sequence containing:
- the LOC135085392 gene encoding uncharacterized protein LOC135085392, producing MRAFFVLLLCAMSSCNDNWVWKPDYYGSMNWYDEKHTHVIISLVVDIIKDTDERIRSIETLRLDNFRTASFEIGFLNYVIMEEYRKMLECYNTSVIMDWELYGFETMMYMVEVEAHYWQIDHLQSMQHEIERKYNIHSKIEEAPGEAEIRPTTIDPNFKTKKTKRTRDRLGEQIAVFVDKMHTTKKRSTRWWWPIEYGWEVEYYW